In Leptotrichia sp. oral taxon 221, the DNA window TGGGACTTTTATACAGAATCACAACGAAAATTAGTAAAACCAAATGATAAAGAAATTTATGAAAATTTAAGTAAAACAATAAAACCAACAGACGATTTTTATGAATATGTAAACAAAAATTGGGAAGATAAAACACAAATACCATCGACAAAATCGTCATGGGGATCATTTGTAGAGCTTTCTGAAAAAAATCAAGATTTTTTGAGAAATTTAATAAAAGATTTGAAGGAAAAAAGAAATTCTTTGAATTCGGATGAAAAGAAAATTTTAACTTTATATGAATCTTTTTACAACATAGATAAAAGAAATAAATTAGGTCTTGAGCCAATAAAAAAAGATTTAAAGGAAATTGATGATATAAAATCAATTGATGATTTGCAAAAATATAATATTAAGAATACAAGAAAAGGATCAAATGAGTTTTACGGTTGGGGACTTTCTACTGATTTAAATGATTCTAAAAATAATGCGATTTATTTGGAATCAGCAGGATTAGGGCTTTCAAGAGATTATTATCAAAAGGAAACTCCAGAAAATGCAAAAATCTTAAAAGAATATACGAAATTTGTTAGTGATATATTGAAACTTGGTGGTGAAACTGACACTGATGCGAAAGCTCAAAAAATAGTTGCGTTTGAAAAAGAAATTGCTCAAACGCTGTTAAAAAATGAAGAAAGTCATGATGTAGCTAAATATAACAATCCTAGAAAAGTTAGTGAATTGTCATCGATAACTAAAAATGTGAACTTGGCTAATTATTTGAAACAGTTGAATGTGAATACAGATAAAGTGATTATTACTGAATTAAATTATTATAAAAATTTAGATAAATTTTTGACAAATGAAAATATTGATGTGATAAAAGATTATATGAAATTTCAAAAGATTGCAGGATCTTCAAGTGTTTTAAATGATGAGTTAGGGAAAAGATATTTTGAATTTTATGGAAAATATTTAAATGGACAAAAAGAAAGAGAAACGCTTGAAAAAAGAGCGCTGTATTTTGTTGATGGAACTTTAGGGGAATTAGTTGGAAAAGAATATGTTAAGAAAAATTTCTCACCTGAAGCTAAAAAAAATACTCAAGAAATGGTTAGTTACATAAAAAAAGCATTCCAAAATAGAATTAACAAATTAGATTGGATGAGTGCTGAAACTAAGAAAAAAGCAATACAAAAATTGAATAAAATAAATGTAAAAATTGGTTATCCAGATAAATGGCATGATTACAGTACTTTAAATATAAATGAAAATGATTCATTGTATGATCAAATGGTAAAAGCTGGAGAATGGGCATACGATAAAGAATTTAAGAAAATTGGAAAACCAGTAGACAAAACAGAATGGTTTATGGATGCACATACAGTAAATGCCTATTATTCACCAACAGGAAATGAAATAGTATTCCCAGCAGGAATTTTACAAAAACCATTTTATGATTTCAAAAATTCTGAAGTAGGAAGTAATTTTGGTGGAATTGGAGCAGTTATTGGTCACGAGATAACTCATGGATTTGACGTTTCTGGAGCACAATTTGATGGAGACGGAAATGTTAAAAATTGGTGGACAGCTCAAGATAAGCAAAAATTTGATGCAGCAACTAAAAAATTAGAGGATGAATTTTCAAATTATACTGTTGGAGATAACATCAAACTTAATGGTAAATACACTTTAACAGAAAATATCGCAGATTTAGGAGGAGTAAGTATAGCTTATGACGCATTACAACTATATTTGGCAGACCATCCTGATTTGAAAGTTTCTAATGATACAGAAAATGAATTATTTTTCTTAAATTATGCAAATATTTGGAAACAAAAAGCTACACAAGAATATAGAAATAATTTAGCTAAAACAGATTCGCACTCGCCTAATTTCCTACGTGTAAACTCTGTATTGAAAAACACTGATGCTTTTCATAAAATCTTTAAAACAAAACCAGGAGATAAAATGTATAGAGCACCACAAGATAGAGTGAAAATTTGGTAAAAATTGATTTTAGAGAAAAGTAATTTTACTGAGGATAATGAAGGATTAGTTTAGGTAAATAACTAATTTATTAGAAAATCTGAGTCTTGTTAGACTTGGATTTTCTATTATCAGTGAACTACTCCTGCTTGTAGAAGCCGTAGACTTTTTGTTATCTTTTGTTAAATTAGAAGTCTAAAAAAATAAAATTTAAATTTATAATAAAAAGTAAAAAATATATCTTAATAATTAAAAAAATTAATTTGACAAAATATATAAAAATATGTTATTATAACTAGGTAATTAAATTAGAAGTAGAAACATTGTTTCTCACCTTTCCATCAGAAGTGGATTTTTGCTTAAAATTATAAGCAAATTAGAAATATTGATTGATTGACAATTGATATTTAAAGATTTCTTTTTTAAGAAAGAGATGAGTTAGGTATATAGTTATTTTATTTTGCAGTTTATTTTATATTTTAATATATTTAATAATCTGTTTATATAGCTATTTTGAGCAAGGTTTCTTATATCTTGTTTTTTTATTAATTATACCCAATTATTTAGGTGTAAAAAAAGTAGGAGGTGTTCTTTATAAAAGGAACTAATAAATCTAACGAACCGAGAATGAACGAGAGAATTAGAGCAAGAGAAATTAGAGTGATTGGAGACGATGGAGAACAATTTGGAATTTTGTCTGTTAATGAAGCAATTGCTTTAGCTGCAGAAAAAAATCTAGATTTAGTTGAGATTTCACCGAATGCCACACCACCTGTATGTAAAATTATGGACTATGGAAAATACAAGTATGAGAAAACAAAAAAAGATAAAGAAAATAAAAAGAAACAAAAAAATGTTGTTGTCAAAGAATTGAGAATAAAACCTCATATTGATGAACACGATAAAGAAACAAAAATTTCTCAAATTAAAAAATTCATAGAAAAAGAACATAAGGTGAAAGTAAGTTTAAGACTTACTGGAAGAGAAAGATTACATGCTGATTCAGCTATTAAAATTTTAGATGAATTTGCAAGTCATTTTGAAGAAACAGCAATTGTTGAAAAAAAATATGGGAAAGAACAAGTACAAAAATTTATATTGTTATCGCCTAAAAAGTAATTCAAGGAGGAAAGAAAATGCCAAAAATGAAAACACATAAAGGAACTAA includes these proteins:
- the infC gene encoding translation initiation factor IF-3, giving the protein MFFIKGTNKSNEPRMNERIRAREIRVIGDDGEQFGILSVNEAIALAAEKNLDLVEISPNATPPVCKIMDYGKYKYEKTKKDKENKKKQKNVVVKELRIKPHIDEHDKETKISQIKKFIEKEHKVKVSLRLTGRERLHADSAIKILDEFASHFEETAIVEKKYGKEQVQKFILLSPKK
- a CDS encoding M13 family metallopeptidase, whose translation is MNRLKQWENMKKLMVMSLLLASMSVAHAEVTSNTNSNESTNKYPGRTNTNTKGGFWDFYTESQRKLVKPNDKEIYENLSKTIKPTDDFYEYVNKNWEDKTQIPSTKSSWGSFVELSEKNQDFLRNLIKDLKEKRNSLNSDEKKILTLYESFYNIDKRNKLGLEPIKKDLKEIDDIKSIDDLQKYNIKNTRKGSNEFYGWGLSTDLNDSKNNAIYLESAGLGLSRDYYQKETPENAKILKEYTKFVSDILKLGGETDTDAKAQKIVAFEKEIAQTLLKNEESHDVAKYNNPRKVSELSSITKNVNLANYLKQLNVNTDKVIITELNYYKNLDKFLTNENIDVIKDYMKFQKIAGSSSVLNDELGKRYFEFYGKYLNGQKERETLEKRALYFVDGTLGELVGKEYVKKNFSPEAKKNTQEMVSYIKKAFQNRINKLDWMSAETKKKAIQKLNKINVKIGYPDKWHDYSTLNINENDSLYDQMVKAGEWAYDKEFKKIGKPVDKTEWFMDAHTVNAYYSPTGNEIVFPAGILQKPFYDFKNSEVGSNFGGIGAVIGHEITHGFDVSGAQFDGDGNVKNWWTAQDKQKFDAATKKLEDEFSNYTVGDNIKLNGKYTLTENIADLGGVSIAYDALQLYLADHPDLKVSNDTENELFFLNYANIWKQKATQEYRNNLAKTDSHSPNFLRVNSVLKNTDAFHKIFKTKPGDKMYRAPQDRVKIW